In Phaseolus vulgaris cultivar G19833 chromosome 3, P. vulgaris v2.0, whole genome shotgun sequence, the sequence aagtccgaggctaattggagctgaggacgacatTCACAGATGGAGAAGCCTTGCGCATCGAAAGCATACGATACTTGGTCGTAAACGCCAAttccgcctacaacatcttgttggggagACCGGTGCTGAATAGGCTCAACGCGGTATCCTCCACgcgtcatatgaagatgaagctgccggatctCAACGGCAAGGTAATAgttatcaagtcggatcaggaggaagcgcgaaagtgttatgaaaacagcctaAAATCGAGAAAAAGtgtgttcatggtgtttgagcgTCCGCCAAGTGTTGACGTGACAATGATAGAGGCGACGCCCTCCGTGGGGGTGACGCCCGAAGCAGACACACCCATGGAGGAGGGTCCCGACCATACGGCGCCAGCggaagaggcgacgcccatTCAAGATAACGGTAGGGACCAACAAGCGACTAACGTGGTGGATAGGAACGTTGGCGGCAAGACGTTTAAACTAGGGCGTCTGCTGAGCCAAGAAGAGCAGGAGGCGGTGGCAGAGGTGATCTCACGCCATTTGGACGCTTTcgcgtggtctgcctcggacatgcccggcatcgaccctgatttcttatgtcatcacctcagcatggacgccacggttcgccccgtgcgccaaaggaggagaaaattcaatgaagaaaggcAGTTGGTGGTACGcgaagaaacgcagaagctgctgagggctggccacatcagggaaatccaataccccgagtggctagccaacgtcgtcctggtaaagaaggcgaatgggaagtggaggatgtgcgtggacttcactgacctaaacaaggcgtgcccgaaggactcatacccgctgcccagcattgacGCGTTGGTAGATAGCGCCTCCGGCTGCAAAgtgctaagtttcctggatgcgttctcggggtacaaccagattaaaatgcacccgagagatgaaagcaaaaccgcattcatgacggaaactagcagttactgttacaaggtgatgcctttcggtttgaagaatgcgggcgccacataccaaaggctaatggacaaggtgttggcgcccatgctagggaggaatgtgtacgcctacgtggatgacatggtgttggcgtcgcaggatagggcacagcacatggcagacctagaggagttgttcgtcacaatatccaagtaccgcctcaagctaaaccctgaaaagtgtgtcttcgggttagaggccggtaagttcttgggttttatgctcacagagagggggatagaggcgaaccccgacaaatgcgcagcgattatcgccatgcgaagcccgacgtcggtaaaggaagtgcaatagttgacagggcggatggcggcactCTCAAGGTTCGTTTCCGccaggggagagaaggggcaaccatatttccagtgcctcaagagaaacagtcgctttgcatggactgacgaatgcgaagcggctttcattaagttaaaggagtacctggcgacgccaccggtcctctgcaaatcGGTAGCAGGagtgcccctccggctatatTTTACGGTAACGGAGcgagctatcagctctgtgttagtccaggagcaggaccagagtcaaaagcccatttacttcgtaagcaaggccctACAAGGCGCGGAGACGAGGTACCAGGCGTTGGAGAAGGCAGCACTAGCGGTGGTGTTTTCCGCCAGGAGGcttcgtcattacttccacagcttcacggtggtagtgatgacgaacctccctatacagaaggtactgcagaagcccgatgtagctggaaggatggtgcgctggACGGTGGAGCtttcagaattcgacatccagtacgagcccagAGGGTCCATCAAAGAGCAGGTATACGCAGATTTcgtggcagaactctcgcccggaggcgAACAGGAGGTGGAGGCAGGCTCACAGTGGTCACTCTCAgtggatggctcttccaaccagcaacgaagtggtgcgggaatagtcttggaaggaccagactgtgtactgatcgagcaggccctacgcttcgctttcaaagccagtaataatcaggctgagtatgaagccctgattgcaggaatgctttTAGCCAAAGAAATGGGTGCGCGGAACCTATTAGTGAAGAGTGACTCCCAACTGGTTACGGGGCAAGTGttgggtgagttccaggcgaagaaCCCGCAGATGGTGGCATATCTAAGGTACGTCGAATCGCTAAAGGGAGCCTTTAGTGCTCTTGAGCTGGTGCAtatcccaagggagcagaatgccagagctgacctgctcgccaagctggccagctcaggcaaggggggcaagcagaggactgtaatccaagagacgcttaAGGCTCCGAGGAAATTCATAgaggataacagggtggatgtcctccatatAAGCACCGCGAGaggaaggccaaggagtcatcgttccttGACTCGGGATACGTTGAAGGCGCCTCACATTAGCGTATACACGGACACGCCGGAAGGAGGGAGGCGAGCGCAGATACATGttttagccgaaggagacacctggatgacgccatacaggcGGTACCTAGCGGATGGGgttctcccagtggagcctgaagaaggtAAGAAGGTTAAGAGAAATGCGGCAAGGTACACCCTGATAGACGGAGTGTTGTTCagacacggtttcactcaccctgtCTTAACATGCGTAAGCGGCGACCAGTGTACCAGAATAAtgacggagctccacgaaggcatttgtgggagccatGTTGGCGGAAGGTCCTTAGCTTCTAATATGGTGCGCGCAGGTTTttattggccaacagtaaaggaagattgcgtgcgacacgcccagcgttgtaagcaatgccaaaaacacgcagactggcacaaggcgccgccagaggagctgCGATCGATATACAGCCCATGGCGGAGCACGGTGATGtcatcgtcatgcctcctcgcgaaggcacggtgattataAGAGCACGACTCTCCTTTGTGTTTCCTGATGGCCAGGGTGTAAAGAAGGCACGGGCACTCGTGCAGAAGCTCGCTTGAAGCCCAGGGATACAGATCTTTATGGTTAACCCTGGGGAAGGAATACGAGAAGACATGACGGAACAGTGTCGGAAAGAGAGTTGGAGGGTCGAaagaggatggttcgctggaaaggCGGGGTAATACGTTGGTTAGAGAAGACAGCAGAGTGACTCTTTGAGAGGAGGAAGATGGTGTAAGTATGTTACGAAAGCCCAGAGACGGTGAAGGCAGtttcaagattttgaagaaTTAAGTATtacggttagagcgccaaacgacgcgaatgggtAAACCATGCAACTAAGCCACGTGGCAGAGAATGAGAGGATGgtcctggcaccactggttaacactcagaaaacgtcgtatcaacagaatGCTCAGGGGTACGACACGCCGTCGAGAATGGGTCAGAGCCTCGGGAGGTGTCAGGACCCAGTCAGGTgagggaacgtcccatcagccatacgaaaagcgccacgtggatggcacgacGGGACCTGGAGTCCCTCGCCACCCCGGGCGACGACCTGAGCCAATACAAGAGGGCGTCGCCGAAAGAAAGCGTAGCCAAAGTAGAAGGTATTACCATTGTGAAACGTTTAAAGGCGTCGCCAATACAAGAGGGCATCGCCGAGAGAAAGCGTAGCCAAAGTAGAAGGTATTACCATTGTGAAACGATTAAAGGCGTCGTCAATACAAGTATCAGCAGcttcacctccccgataccaacaggtaggaaagactatgGAGGGAGATGAAATAGAAGGAGTTAAAGCTAATCactagcggcgtcgcctccccgatacccgcaGGTAGGAacgactgtggagggagacgagatcgccaaatgCTGAGTGAATTGCTGGCAGGgtcgttccccgatacccacggggaGGAAAGATCGTGGAGGGAGCGACCCCTGGAGGGCGTTGAGCTTTCCCAGCGCCTAGGTGTTTGAGACACCCCacggacgatacggcgccgttAGGTAAGCCTCTCCGTGGGCGTAGGCATTGATGCGTGGCCTTATCCCGAGCGTTTGAGGCCTGGAGTAGGTCTCAACTTTTGCGTTGCAGTAATGGCAAAGCCACTCACGCCTTCACGAGGCAAAGGCCTTATAGATACGAAGGCGGAACGAGTTACGAATAAACACGATAGGGGCAAAGTAATCGAAGCATGTGAAAATGAAAGACGAGTGTAAATTTGTCATGCGAAATCCAAAGTTCTGATAGAAAGTGCAAGGGAGTTACAAGTTTATCACAGAATGGCAAAACCAACTATAAAGCTCGAAAGGTAAAGGTGGCGGGTGAGGGACAGCGATTCAGTCATCCAAGTCGaggggcacgaccttcccgtcgacgacatggtgtgtggggtcgcagtttgaaatattgacgccagggttctcgcaggaTGCCTGAGTCAGAGCCTCTGGGAAGCCCTCTTCAAACGCGCCCGCCATCTCCCCAATCAGTTCTTGGACCTCCCCTTCTAGTTTCGCAACCCTAGAGTCCTTGGATATCAACTGTTTCTCCAGGAATTCTTTCTCCACGCGGAGCTTGTTAGCCTCGGCTTGGAGAAGGCTCAAGGCTTCGACCTTCGCGGGCAAGGCGTCCTCTCTCTCACCTAActtctgcctccaagcagcGTCCAATTCTTCAAGTTTTTTCCGTTGTACTTCGGAGGCAAGAGCCGCCTCTTAGAGGCCAATGCTTTGGATTTGGTAGGAAGTGAGCTGGGCCAGCTGATCGACATGTGCCTGTTCAAGTTCGCGCGCGTACACCTCGGCCCCCTCCCTGCCCTCGTGGGCCAGTTTTAGCAAggattgggaagcttcctccttgagcccccagttttgtttctcctccttcaacgctCCCACCTCTTGTCTCAGTTTGCGGAGAGCCTCCCTCCCCTTGATAGCGCTTCGAGCCTGGGTACGCCACTTGAGTGCCACCGCCAGGAATGCCCCcatataataaggcatgcctccccccttGTGAGGATCAGTTGGCGACATTCCTTCAGTGAAaccctgcgtcaactccctatggaTGGGGCGAGGAATTTGGGGCTTTCGAGAAGTCGAAGCTGAAACTGATGCAGGAGGGGCAGAGCCAGAGGCCTCAGCTGCGTCACGAAGCGGTAACGGCGGGGACGGGGGAACTGAATCAATCCTCTCCTCTCGTTCCTCGTGGGTtggtggaggtggaggtgaTGTGGCACTTggaggatcgtccctgagagaACTCCCACCACCGGGAGACGCGACTGTCAAGACAGGGACGCCCGTCGCCCTTCTCTTACTGGAAACCAAGGCGACGCCCGAATCTTCACTGTCAGAATCTACCACCAACACCCTCTTCCCTTTGTTGGGGCGTGCTGGGGCAGGAGTCGACGCCATGGCCAATGGTACCGCGGCAATGGGAGAAGGAGAGAGGGACGGAGGAGGAGTCGGCAGGGAAGCGACGGTTGGCACGGCAGGGGCGACCGCGTCTCCACCCTCTTTGGCTGATCTTGCCTTCTTCAGGAATTTGGCAAGGGCGAGTCGCCTCGAcgaagtcatcactgaacctgcagcAGCGAGAATAACAGAGCAAAGACCAATTCAGATAAAGCAGAATGGAAGTATTCATAGCCAAACACATGCAGATAACCATAGGGGCTCAAGCGAAGCAAGCGAGTTCGTATAACCACGACAACTCATGCAGTATAAACAAGCAGGGGCAAATACCGAAGTAAGTGGAGAGTCCGTGGGCGTTAAACTCATTGGCGATGAGCTTGGCAGTATCAAAGACTACCCCAAGCCCCAccaaggctttgcacacgtCCCAATCAGCGGGGGCAAGCTGATCCAAAGCCAgggccttcatggttatgggcttGTTCGTC encodes:
- the LOC137839308 gene encoding uncharacterized protein yields the protein MAALSRFVSARGEKGQPYFQCLKRNSRFAWTDECEAAFIKLKEYLATPPVLCKSVAGVPLRLYFTVTERAISSVLVQEQDQSQKPIYFVSKALQGAETRYQALEKAALAVVFSARRLRHYFHSFTVVVMTNLPIQKVLQKPDVAGRMVRWTVELSEFDIQYEPRGSIKEQVYADFVAELSPGGEQEVEAGSQWSLSVDGSSNQQRSGAGIVLEGPDCVLIEQALRFAFKASNNQAEYEALIAGMLLAKEMGARNLLVKSDSQLVTGQVLGEFQAKNPQMVAYLRYVESLKGAFSALELVHIPREQNARADLLAKLASSGKGGKQRTVIQETLKAPRKFIEDNRVDVLHISTARGRPRSHRSLTRDTLKAPHISVYTDTPEGGRRAQIHVLAEGDTWMTPYRRYLADGVLPVEPEEGCKEGTGTRAEARLKPRDTDLYG